The genomic window ACACTGGCTTAAATGCCAACAAGTTTTATATTAGTATTCTTTTAACTGCCTTTCTTTAGCAGATTAACTAACATTTGCATGTAGATGTGATGTTTAATAAAACTTAGAGAAATTGACAAATAATATGCCAAGTTTGATTGCATTTGCAACTGTTTAactttataaaataatttacaaaCACATATTTTACGAATTAAAAGTATCAAAGTATAGTAAAAATTCTATTTTACCTTTGATATGAAGTTAGTTGCTTTTACTCTCTTGTTAGGAATCATAGAGAGTCCTAAATTGTTTTGAATtctatagaaaagaaaaactagacCCTCGAAGCACATGAAGGAATTGGATAAGGAAGCCCACAAACGTTGAACAATGAAGTCAAGGGGAAAAGGCCGGTTCAGCTTTTACCGAATCGGATCCGAGTCCGGTTAGCTTAATATGCCCGAGAAATCGGGTTTCAGGATCGAATCAGAGACCGATTCCCGAATCTTACATTTGGAACCCCAAATTCGATTAATAACGAGATCCGATTTACTAGACCCGACTAAACCAATCCGAGACGATACGAACCCAGGGGTAATTTGGTAAAAATGGCTCGACTCGGAGGCGCGACCGAGACCCGCCTTTCTTCCCTGTCCTCACGGGAGAATGGCCGCCGGTGGAACTCAAGCCTCGAATCCGGACTGAACCGAATCGGAATATTCGTCCATGATTTCGCCACGTGGCGCGTCCAAGCATCTGGACCGCGAATATTCTCGCAACCGCCCGCCTCGGACGAAGGTGGGTGCGATCTTCGCCAGGAatccactagagagagagaggcgggtGGGGCCGAGCCACCCTCCGACGGGCCCTATAAATGGCTGCGGCCCCCCCCTCATGGTTTTTCACGGCGAGAGTCATACACGTAGAGAGGTACTTGAGCTTGAAGTGAGTCGCCGGAGAACCGCTCCTAATCTCCGGCAGAGTGCTTCTTCTGTAAAGGTTCTGTTAAGGCGGGTGAATCGAGCGTTTCTGGTGTTTTCCGATGGCCGGAACCGTGGTGGTGTTCGACTTCGACAAGACCATCATAGACGTGGACAGCGACAACTGGGTCGTGGATGGGCTCGGGTTCACCGCTCGGTTCGACGAGCTGCTCCACACCATGCCCTGGAACTCCATGATGGTTagccccttttcttttcctttgttcttccCTTTGTTTCCTTACGACTGGTTCATCGgagtttttttgtgttttttcttgtttgccGCCttcttctctctatctctgtttCAAGTGATTTTGAGTTTCATAGTCTTCATGGTCAATGTCATCTTCCGCAAAGTTGCGAGAGTTCAACGGACGTTTTGCatgtaatatataaatagagagagagtcGAATAGAGAAagctttttttattataacttaTGATTATTTTGTGGGCTGCAGGACAAGTTGATGGGGGAGCTTCATGAACAAGGGAAGACGATCGACGACATTGCTGAGTGCTTAAAAACCGCTCCATTGCCTCCCCAGAGTGTTTCCGCCATAAAATCAGCCTACTCTTTAGGGTGGGTATCTTTTGTTTTCGTTGAATTTTACCTTTTACATGCTTGAAGCATGAGCGAAGGTACACCAAGAAATCCATGGTCGGATATTGAACTTTTTAATTGGAAAAATCTAGAGTGTGCTGCCATATCGCCATGACAATATGCTCCAACTATGAATTTGTGATTACATAAGTTTTACACAATTTTCTTGACAGTTGGTTCCAGTGTAAGTCGATGATCTAATACTGCTAGCAATCTAAACGAAATTGACAGAaactgattttttaatcaaGGAAGCAAAGAATCTTCTGAAAGTAAAATAGCTTGAGTATATCATTTGGGTATTGCCAAACATTCAGATGGGTTCCTGAAAATCTTCCTGAAAAGATGAATATGATTTCCATAAAGTTGTATTTATTCGCGATATCCACAAACAATTCTTCAATCTAGATCGTGGATTTCTACTGGACAGAACGTAAATTCATTGGGTTTTGTTTATTTCACGAAGAGCTGGATTTAGTGTGTTGCCTGCACTGctaaattttctttgttctgttctgttctgttctgtaCAATTGCAGTTGCGACTTGAGGGTCGTCAGTGATGCAAATACGTTCTACATCGAGACAATTCTGAAACACCATGGCTTGCTTGAATACTTCTCGGAGATTAACACCAATCCTGGTTATGTCGACGATAGTGGCAGGCTCAGGATTGTTCCTTACCACAACTTCCACGTTTCACCTCATGGGTGTGCGCTATGCCCTCCTAACATGTGCAAGGTAACCAGACTCAGCAGAGTTTCTCAATTGTTAGATCTTGATGATTAGTAAAGGGTTTCAGATTCAATCTAGAGAAAGGCGTTGTGCCATGGATTGAGTTTGATAAGTTGTTGAATTGGTGGTCAGAGTGCTATTTCTGCTTCTGAATTTTCATGTATTTGAAACAGGGCCTGATCATTGATCGAATCCGAGCATCTGTTACGAAAGACTCGACTGCAGCAAAAAGATTCATATATCTTGGCGACGGCAGTGGCGACTACTGCCCAAGCCTCAAGCTCGGCGATGGCGACAAGGTGATGCCCAGGAAGGACTACCCTCTTTGGCACCACATTCAGAACAATCCCCTGCTCCTTAGAGCAGAGATCCATCCTTGGTCCAATGCAGCTGAGCTCGAAGAAACACTGATCCAGTTGATTAACAATAATTCATCACATTTGGTTGCAGCAGACTGCAAGTCACAGTCTGTTCTCCCCCCTCACAGTGAACCTCTTGTTCTTCGTCCTCTCTCTGTTCAACAGTGAGATCTTCCCTTTCTTCACTTATACTGAGATTTGTTTCTGTTTCTGACTCTCCATCTGTGGGAAAATCTTAGGATGGAGTCTAGGGTTTGAAGTTTGGAATATGTAGTTTCTCTCTAGTTTTAGTTATGGGTGCACCAAAACGAATAGTTTGCTGATGTGATATTTGGCTTACCATATTATGAAAAGtgtcgagaaaaaaaaatgtaactgGTGCTACAGGTTTTCTCTGTTGAGTGTTGAATAAGAAAGAGAGTTGAtgtttttccataaaaaattgCCTAATGGTGGGATGAATCTCCATCCGCACTTCTTAGTGCCTTCAGAGTCGGTTAAATTCAGTTAAATGACAAGGACGATTACAGAGCTGCCATGACTGGTTTACTGATGGTCATTAAATGTTGCGCATTTGCCATACTGGTACCGAtaagaaatataaataaatagacCTATTCCACCTGTTGTTTTCAAAGGATTGAGTTTCATAGTTACCAATGAAATTCCCCAATTGAGGCATGGTCTATGACCAAGTGTTGGAATTTATCCTCTAGCTAGTTGCTGAAAGTTGCTGCGGGGAAAAAAATCTAACTGGTGCTACATGTTTTCTCTGTCGAGTGTGCAATAAGAAACTGATATTGTTGCATTACCTAATTCTCCATCCGCACTTCTTAGTGCCTTCAGAATCAGTTAAATAACAAGGACGATTACAGAGCTGCCATGAATGCTTTACTGGTGGTCCTtgaatgttacgcatttgccaAAATGCTACcgaaaagaaatataaataaataaacaaaacatgGTCCACCTGTTGTTTTCAAAGGATTGAGCTTCATAATTACCAATACGATTCAGCAGTTGAGCCATGGCCTATGACCAAGTGTTGGAATTTACCCTCTACCTAGTTGCTGAAAGTTGCTGCGGAGaaaaataatgtaattggtgCTACAGGTTTTCTCTGTTGAGTGTTGAATAAGAAAGAGAGCTGATgtttttgcataaaaaattgCCTAATGGTGGGATGAATCTCCAAACGCACTTCTTAGTGCCTTCAGAGTCAGCTAAATGACAAGGATGATTACAGAGCTGCCATGAATGTTTTACTGATGGTTCTTAAGGGCCAGTTTGACAATAGTAACAAGATGTTATTGTTCTACATATCTGCCCAAAaaattggagcagattcatggtAAAAAATGTTCCATAAACCTACCCAATTCTAAAGGCAGATACGTGGAACTGTAACACTGTTCCTATTGCCAAACAGCTTCTAAATGTTATACATTTGCCATGATGgtactgaaaagaaaaataaataagcaaatcTGTTTCACCTGTTGTTTTCAAAGGACTGAGTTTCATAGTTACCAATGCATTTCAGCAATTGAGCCATGGCATATGACCAAGCTGTTGGGATTTATCCTCTCGCCAGTTGCTGAAAGTTTCAGCTGAGGTAGTACCGGACAGGTAGCATTAGCAGAGGACGCTTTCTGGCCCATTTTGATGAGACAAGTGGGGCACTCGTTAGCCTCTTATCTTATTTAACAGAAGATCCTCACTGAGGTCCTCAAGTGAGATCAGTTTGGCAAAAAAACACGAGCGGGGATCGCATGTCATGTAGCCTCAGATCTGTTAAACTAAAGAGATCCTTCAGTTGTGAAATGTGGGTTCTCCAAATTCGATCCAAACTGCAGCTAAAGTTGAAGATTTATTCTTGTAGTTTGaagttttgaagtttgaactgtCTGTAACTCAAACTCATTAAGTTCATTTGAGGACGCAAGCGATTTCCAACAGTTGGGCCCTTAACCAAGGAAGATGAAATGCCCTCTTCTATGTTCATACTACCTCTTCTGTGAAACCATCCATTCAAGTAATCtgcttgacaaaaaaaaaatcctatggATGAAACTCAGATTGCATGTTTAACAAAATGCTAGATTGATATCACGTCAAATCGTTATATGTTAAGAATTCGGCGTTTGAAAAATCAACAATGCAACAAAACCTGTTCATGGATTAAAATTTCACTTTGAGCTGGACAAAGAGACAAAGACCATGGGGATGCTACCAACAAACTCAAATTGTGTCTGTGGTTCTTGACCTTTTATTTGTCCTTATCGTTTCCCGAACTGAACTGGTGGGCCGTCAATATTAAGATTTTATAATTTGAATGGAAGGATAAGTGTAGTTGGGTGATTGGATTAGAGATAGAGTTCTGAATATATTCTCCATGCTTCCTATGTCCTTTTATCTACATTTGTCCAGACGTTGGCGTGGGAATCTCACAGGTGACTTGAGATTATCTGGCATCATGTAGGAGACCCATGCCCAAATCAACGGATCCGTTGGAGTCTTTTGATCACTACATATATCAAATTAGCAATCTTGGAAAGCAACTTTTCAGGGGTGTTTGACa from Nymphaea colorata isolate Beijing-Zhang1983 chromosome 6, ASM883128v2, whole genome shotgun sequence includes these protein-coding regions:
- the LOC116255618 gene encoding thiamine phosphate phosphatase-like protein — encoded protein: MAGTVVVFDFDKTIIDVDSDNWVVDGLGFTARFDELLHTMPWNSMMDKLMGELHEQGKTIDDIAECLKTAPLPPQSVSAIKSAYSLGCDLRVVSDANTFYIETILKHHGLLEYFSEINTNPGYVDDSGRLRIVPYHNFHVSPHGCALCPPNMCKGLIIDRIRASVTKDSTAAKRFIYLGDGSGDYCPSLKLGDGDKVMPRKDYPLWHHIQNNPLLLRAEIHPWSNAAELEETLIQLINNNSSHLVAADCKSQSVLPPHSEPLVLRPLSVQQ